In SAR202 cluster bacterium, one genomic interval encodes:
- a CDS encoding MFS transporter translates to MTAINEPIVHAASRRGQRWVIGGLLALFNLVYGVNFAAVGPILPLIRDDYGVSRGQAGLLVTLVIVLHGVCILPGAILASRVSLKPYVGALWVLCGCMALTSALDSFGAALGLRAVFGVAFALLFPATAPILMRTFSSREMPVVNGVIASAFTAGNMLGTFLAAPIALQIGWQDTLSLMGVVMVAGGLAWLALARVPSSGEAKAGALSLKGLGSALKNRVTLLMGFADGASYAQYAALVTWLPTFYNQERGMSLTEAGFIVGLVPLTGLVGTLGGGFLSARVGLRRPFFIVPGCILGLAGFGTFLFDSDALTVASLLVLGVASYAYFPVMLTVPMEVKGATESSVAVSWSIIYMMANGMAMTSPVAVGYMTDAMGSYAPSFSVWAGLAFGLLVVGVLLPETGPGRRASRAAQGTG, encoded by the coding sequence ATGACCGCTATCAATGAGCCGATAGTGCACGCAGCGTCGAGGAGGGGGCAGAGGTGGGTGATTGGCGGGCTGCTGGCGCTGTTCAACCTGGTTTACGGGGTCAACTTTGCCGCCGTGGGGCCGATTCTACCGCTGATTCGGGACGACTACGGGGTGAGCCGGGGGCAGGCGGGGCTGCTGGTGACGCTGGTGATTGTGCTGCACGGGGTGTGCATTCTTCCCGGGGCTATCCTGGCCAGCCGGGTGTCACTGAAGCCGTACGTGGGGGCGCTGTGGGTGCTGTGCGGCTGCATGGCACTGACGTCGGCGCTGGACAGCTTTGGGGCGGCGCTGGGGCTGAGGGCGGTGTTTGGGGTGGCGTTCGCGCTGTTGTTCCCGGCTACGGCGCCTATACTCATGCGGACGTTTAGCAGTCGGGAGATGCCGGTAGTGAACGGGGTGATAGCGTCAGCGTTCACGGCGGGGAATATGCTGGGGACGTTCCTGGCGGCACCGATAGCATTGCAAATCGGGTGGCAGGACACGCTGTCGCTGATGGGGGTGGTGATGGTGGCGGGGGGATTGGCATGGCTGGCGCTGGCGAGGGTACCGTCGTCGGGCGAGGCGAAGGCTGGGGCGTTGTCGTTGAAGGGGTTGGGGTCGGCGCTGAAGAACCGGGTGACGTTGCTGATGGGGTTTGCGGACGGGGCGTCCTACGCGCAGTACGCGGCGCTGGTGACGTGGCTGCCGACGTTCTATAACCAGGAGCGGGGGATGTCGCTGACGGAGGCGGGGTTCATTGTGGGGCTTGTGCCACTGACGGGGCTGGTGGGAACGCTGGGAGGCGGGTTCCTGAGCGCGAGGGTGGGGCTTCGACGGCCCTTCTTCATCGTGCCCGGGTGCATTCTGGGGCTGGCAGGGTTTGGGACGTTCCTATTCGACAGCGACGCGCTGACGGTGGCGTCGCTGCTGGTGCTGGGGGTGGCGAGCTATGCCTACTTCCCGGTGATGCTGACGGTGCCGATGGAGGTGAAGGGGGCGACGGAGTCGTCGGTGGCGGTGAGCTGGTCGATTATCTACATGATGGCGAATGGGATGGCGATGACGTCGCCGGTGGCGGTGGGGTATATGACGGACGCGATGGGGTCTTACGCACCGTCGTTTTCAGTGTGGGCGGGGCTGGCGTTCGGGTTATTGGTGGTGGGGGTGCTATTGCCGGAGACGGGGCCGGGGAGGAGGGCCTCCCGCGCGGCCCAGGGGACGGGATGA